From the genome of bacterium:
CGGTCATCAGCCGGATCAAGATCATGGCCAATCTGAACATCGCCGAGAAGCGCCTGCCCCAGGACGGCCGCATCCGGATCAAGGCCGCGGGCAAGGATATCGACATCCGCGTTTCGACCCTGCCGACCAGCTTCGGCGAGTCGGTGGTCATGCGTCTCCTCGACAAGAGCAAGGTCTTGCTCGATTTGGGCCACGTCGGCGTCCAAGGCCAGGCCCTCGACCAGATGCTGGACCTCATCAATCGCAGTCACGGCATCATCCTGGTCACCGGTCCGACCGGATCCGGTAAAACGACGACCCTTTACGCGATGCTGTCGCAAATCAATTCCACCGATCTCAAGATCATCACGGTCGAGGACCCGGTCGAATACCAATTGCCGGGCATCAACCAGATCCAGGTCAATCCCAAGATCGACCTCACCTTCGCCGGGGCCCTGCGCTCGATCCTGCGCCAAGACCCCGACGTCGTGATGATCGGCGAAATTCGCGACAGAGAGACGGCCGAAATCGCCATCCAGGCCTCGCTGACCGGCCACTTGGTGATCTCGACCCTGCACACCAACGACTCGGCCTCGTCGGCGACCCGCTTGATCGACATGGGCGTCGAGCCCTTTCTGGTGGCCTCTTCGGTCATCGGCATCATCGCCCAGCGCTTGGTCCGAACCCTCTGCCGGGAGTGCCGCGAGCGCTATGCGCCCAGCGATTTCGAGCTGATGCAGCTCGGCGTGACCCGGGAGCAGATCGCCGGGAAGAACATTTACAAGGCCAAGGGCTGCGCCGCTTGTCTCGAGACCGGCTATTCCGGCCGGATGGGCGTTCACGAGATCATGATGATGGACGACGACGTCCGCGGGCTGGTGATGAAAAACGTCGATGCTCCGAGCATCAAGCGCAAGGCGATGGACAAAGGCATGAAGACCTTGCGCGAGGTCGCGGCCGATAAGGTCTTGCAAGGCGAGACGACGATCGAGGAGATTTTGCGGGTGACGCAGGAAGACGTCGTTCGCGGTTAGTATTTTCCATTCATGGCAGTATTTTCCTACAAAGGGATGGACGCCGCCGGCAAGAAGGTCAGCGGCATCATCGACGCCGAGAACCTCAAGGCGGCCCGGGCCAAGCTGCGCAAGGCCAGCGTCTTTCCGACCGAGGTCAACGAGGGCGGAAGAGTGCGAGGCGTCAGCGTCGCCGGCGGTTTCAGCTTCACCAAGCTTTTCAACAAGCCTAAGGTCGGCGACGTCGCCAACATGACCCGGCAGCTCTCGACCCTGATCAATGCCAACATTCCGCTGGTCGACGCGCTCTCGGCCCTGGTCGAGCAGATCGAACACCCCGCCCTCAAGTCGGCCCTCTCCGAGATCCGGGAGAAGGTCCGGGAAGGCGCCCGGCTGGCCGACGCGATGCGGGCCTATCCCAACATTTTCGGCGACCTCTACATCAACATGGTCCATGCCGGCGAGGTCTCGGGCGCGCTGGATACGGTTCTGCTGCGGCTGGCCGATTTCACCGAGGGCCAGGCCCGCCTCCGCAGCAAGGTCCGCGGGGCCCTGACTTACCCGGTGGTGATGGGCGCCGTCGGCGTGGCCCTGATGGGCTTTCTGCTGGTCTTCGTCGTTCCCAAGATCGTCAAGATCTTCGAGGACACCAAGGCGACCCTGCCGCTGCCGACCCGGATCCTGGTCGGTTTGAGCGGCTTCGTCCAAAACTACTGGTACTTGGTCATCCTGCTGGGCATCGGCATCTGGTACGCCGTCAAGAAATACAAGGCTAAGCCCAAGGGCCGGAAGATGTTCGACAAGATGAGCCTCAAGATGCCGATCTTCGGCGAAATGTTCCGGATGATCGCGGTGAGCCGTTTCTGCCGGACCCTCTCGACCCTGATGGGAGCGGGCGTTCAACTCATGCCCTCGCTCGACATCGTCAAGGGCATCGTCGACAACATGGTTTTGACCGAGGTCATCGAGGAAACCCGGAATTCGGTCAAAGAGGGCGAATCGATCGCCGAGCCCTTGAAGCGCAGCGGCCAATTCCCGCCCTTGGTGACCCACATGATCTCCATCGGCGAGAAGACCGGCGAGCTCGAGACCATGCTCGAAAAAGTGGCCAATACCTATGATGACCAAGTGGATACCAAGGTTTCCACCCTGACCACCCTGCTCGAGCCCTTGATGATCGTGGTGATGGGTGCCGTGGTTGCGGCCATCGTCCTCTCGATCCTTTTGCCGATTCTCAAATTAAATCAAATGGCTCGCTAAGTTGGCGGGACCTTTTAAAAAGGTTGAAGAATATGGAACATTTGGACAATATCTGCCGTTCGAATCTTTCAAGGAGGGTTTCTATGTCCCAACGAGGAGTCACTGAAAACACCGGCATCGGCGAGGCCGTCAAAAAAGAAGCCGGTATGACCCTCATCGAAATCATGGTCGTCGTGGCCATCATCGGCTCGATCGCGGCCTTAGTGACGGTTAACGTCTTGAATTACCTCGACGAATCCAAGGTCGAGACGACCAAGATCCAAATCAAGAACATCGAAGGCGCCCTCGACCAATACAAGCGTCGCCATGGTTCCTATCCTACAACCGAGCAGGGTCTGGTCGCCCTGGTGAACAAGCCGACGGTCGGCAAGGTTCCCGACAACTATCCGCCCGACGGTTACCTCAAGTCCTTGCCCAAGGACGGCTGGGGCAACGATTTTGTCTACAATTCCCCCGGGACGGCCGGGCATAAGATTGAGATCATCTCCTATGGCGGCGATGGACAGGAGGGCGGCGAGGATTTCGACGCCGACATCGCGAACTACGAGGTCAAGGAAGAAGGCGGCGCCGAGGAATAAAATGAGTCTCTCCCCCCTTTGAAAAAGGGGGGCAGGGGGGATTTAAAGCGGTGGCAAAAATCGTCCGCTTATTTTTAATGAAGAGGCTTGGTTTAAATCCCCCAACAAGTTCTGAAAGGGTTAAACTCCATCGAGAAGTTTGCCTGGCGGCCAAGTCGCCTTTTGCCTTCTCGCTCCCCCCTTTTTCAAA
Proteins encoded in this window:
- the gspG gene encoding type II secretion system major pseudopilin GspG, which produces MSQRGVTENTGIGEAVKKEAGMTLIEIMVVVAIIGSIAALVTVNVLNYLDESKVETTKIQIKNIEGALDQYKRRHGSYPTTEQGLVALVNKPTVGKVPDNYPPDGYLKSLPKDGWGNDFVYNSPGTAGHKIEIISYGGDGQEGGEDFDADIANYEVKEEGGAEE
- the gspF gene encoding type II secretion system inner membrane protein GspF, with product MAVFSYKGMDAAGKKVSGIIDAENLKAARAKLRKASVFPTEVNEGGRVRGVSVAGGFSFTKLFNKPKVGDVANMTRQLSTLINANIPLVDALSALVEQIEHPALKSALSEIREKVREGARLADAMRAYPNIFGDLYINMVHAGEVSGALDTVLLRLADFTEGQARLRSKVRGALTYPVVMGAVGVALMGFLLVFVVPKIVKIFEDTKATLPLPTRILVGLSGFVQNYWYLVILLGIGIWYAVKKYKAKPKGRKMFDKMSLKMPIFGEMFRMIAVSRFCRTLSTLMGAGVQLMPSLDIVKGIVDNMVLTEVIEETRNSVKEGESIAEPLKRSGQFPPLVTHMISIGEKTGELETMLEKVANTYDDQVDTKVSTLTTLLEPLMIVVMGAVVAAIVLSILLPILKLNQMAR
- the gspE gene encoding type II secretion system ATPase GspE, coding for MLDKSLGNILLENTPLTESQLEEGLLVQREKGIKLGEALVQLRFMKHDDILKAVSIQLGIPYLSKIDAESISSDAIAPVPINFAKRNELIPLSRNAEHVEVAIADPVNIAALDDLRLLYGASVRPVIASSAEITEAINTVYNRGSGTDRTVMSDLQDENLENLTQELEEPQDLLESDDEAPIIRLVNSLIFRAVKQKASDIHVEPFEKDLVVRFRIDGVLYDIMHPPKKAQNSVISRIKIMANLNIAEKRLPQDGRIRIKAAGKDIDIRVSTLPTSFGESVVMRLLDKSKVLLDLGHVGVQGQALDQMLDLINRSHGIILVTGPTGSGKTTTLYAMLSQINSTDLKIITVEDPVEYQLPGINQIQVNPKIDLTFAGALRSILRQDPDVVMIGEIRDRETAEIAIQASLTGHLVISTLHTNDSASSATRLIDMGVEPFLVASSVIGIIAQRLVRTLCRECRERYAPSDFELMQLGVTREQIAGKNIYKAKGCAACLETGYSGRMGVHEIMMMDDDVRGLVMKNVDAPSIKRKAMDKGMKTLREVAADKVLQGETTIEEILRVTQEDVVRG